In Rahnella variigena, one DNA window encodes the following:
- a CDS encoding HigA family addiction module antitoxin — MNMHNPPHPGELIAETLEELNVSVREFSRALQIAPSTAQRIVSGKMAVTPEMAVKLAAVLGSSAEYWLKLQANRSLWIAEQTVDVSGLHRLAMTLKPA; from the coding sequence ATGAACATGCATAACCCCCCTCATCCCGGCGAACTGATTGCAGAAACGCTTGAAGAACTGAATGTCAGCGTGCGTGAATTTTCCCGTGCCCTGCAAATTGCCCCTTCTACTGCGCAGCGTATTGTGAGCGGGAAAATGGCAGTGACGCCGGAAATGGCAGTGAAACTGGCAGCAGTATTAGGCAGTTCGGCCGAATACTGGCTTAAACTGCAGGCAAATCGTAGTTTATGGATTGCGGAACAAACTGTTGATGTCAGCGGATTACACCGGCTGGCGATGACATTAAAACCCGCCTGA
- a CDS encoding tetratricopeptide repeat protein, with translation MKVAVNLLLVAGCFASVQAFAQIDEPDIDADCVKAGIYAAAGKVAYQQGDMGKAREIFRNQVAWSEFCHKPQDQIATAYNNIALTYIKQGDYLKAKAWLMLAPADKKSQYNLGLIQPELAAMPQAQSPAGVYWQYAGFGSWNILEVKGEEAQFKIDFSGLYMGQMSLYYGPNTGEFSVVTAIKDNHAIYHEADDASAGGGECSVDMNFDPQNVKLHTTGDCGFGHNVQAEGGFVRVTQ, from the coding sequence ATGAAAGTCGCAGTGAATTTACTGCTGGTGGCAGGATGTTTTGCCAGTGTTCAGGCGTTTGCTCAGATTGATGAACCTGATATTGATGCTGATTGCGTAAAAGCAGGCATTTATGCTGCTGCCGGAAAAGTCGCGTATCAGCAGGGCGATATGGGCAAAGCGCGGGAAATTTTCCGCAATCAGGTCGCGTGGAGCGAGTTTTGCCACAAGCCGCAGGATCAGATTGCAACGGCTTACAACAACATCGCGCTGACCTACATTAAGCAGGGCGATTATCTGAAAGCCAAAGCCTGGCTGATGCTGGCGCCTGCTGACAAAAAATCACAATACAACCTGGGTCTGATCCAGCCGGAACTTGCTGCAATGCCGCAGGCACAAAGTCCGGCGGGCGTTTACTGGCAATATGCCGGTTTTGGCAGCTGGAATATCCTGGAAGTGAAAGGCGAAGAAGCGCAGTTCAAAATCGATTTTAGCGGCTTATACATGGGACAGATGTCGTTATACTACGGCCCGAACACCGGCGAGTTTTCAGTGGTGACGGCAATTAAAGACAATCACGCGATTTACCACGAAGCCGACGATGCCTCTGCCGGTGGCGGTGAGTGCAGCGTAGACATGAATTTCGACCCGCAGAACGTGAAACTGCATACCACCGGTGACTGCGGTTTCGGCCATAACGTCCAGGCCGAAGGCGGATTTGTACGGGTAACGCAGTAA
- a CDS encoding ABC transporter ATP-binding protein/permease, whose translation MAIMTKKPGKSAQWGAVWQLIKPYWRSEEKWRAWGMLTTIIILSLAGVYLSVQFNEWNRVFYDALQNRNYPVFKAQLWKFTWLALLFIVIAIYRVYLTQGLQMSWRRWMTEEYMEKWLTNHAYYYTEYQHQVDNPDQRISDDLNALTSGTLSLVLGLLSSVVTLFSFVFILWSISGPLNFMLAGHHFEIPGYMLWFALLYAAVGSFIIWYIGKPLVKLGFNQEWFEANFRFGLIRIRENSDAIALYHGEKNEHDQLTGKFESIKTNWWSIMRVTRRLNVATNFYAQFANIFPILVASPRYFAGAIQMGALMQIASAFGQVQGALSWFIDAFTDLANWKATVNRLAGFNAAIDQVNAQPRGINVGKSSEHALQLDKLTLNLPNGNPLFCDVSASMKPGERVLIAGPSGCGKSTLLRAIAGIWPYGSGNIALAEGKRYLFLPQRSYIPIGTLRDALSYPDASREYTDERLQQVLEQCRLPHLASVEILDDYANWSQRLSPGEQQRLSFARALLIQPDTLFLDEATSALDDETEQQVYSLLLSELPQTSVISVAHRNTVAKYHEHCWRFKNQENGPCGFTSSALLPE comes from the coding sequence ATGGCTATTATGACTAAAAAACCTGGGAAATCGGCGCAATGGGGCGCCGTCTGGCAGTTAATTAAGCCTTACTGGCGTTCGGAAGAAAAGTGGCGAGCCTGGGGCATGTTGACCACTATCATCATCCTTTCGCTGGCTGGCGTGTACCTCAGCGTGCAGTTTAACGAATGGAACCGCGTTTTCTATGACGCGCTGCAAAACAGAAACTATCCGGTTTTCAAAGCCCAGCTGTGGAAATTTACCTGGCTGGCGCTGCTGTTTATCGTGATTGCCATCTACCGGGTCTATCTGACGCAGGGCCTACAAATGAGCTGGCGGCGCTGGATGACCGAAGAGTATATGGAGAAGTGGCTGACCAATCACGCCTATTATTACACGGAGTATCAGCATCAGGTGGATAACCCCGATCAGCGTATTTCAGATGACCTGAATGCCCTGACCAGCGGGACACTTTCTCTGGTGCTCGGGCTGCTGTCGAGCGTGGTGACGCTGTTCTCGTTCGTGTTTATTTTGTGGTCGATCAGTGGCCCGCTGAACTTCATGCTGGCAGGGCATCACTTTGAAATTCCGGGCTATATGCTCTGGTTCGCGCTGCTTTACGCCGCCGTCGGTTCCTTCATTATCTGGTATATCGGTAAACCGCTGGTAAAACTCGGGTTTAATCAGGAATGGTTCGAGGCAAACTTCCGTTTTGGCCTGATCCGTATCCGCGAAAACAGCGATGCAATTGCCCTGTATCACGGTGAGAAAAACGAGCACGACCAGCTGACCGGCAAGTTTGAATCCATCAAAACCAACTGGTGGTCAATCATGCGCGTCACCCGTCGTCTGAACGTCGCGACCAACTTTTATGCACAGTTTGCCAATATCTTCCCGATTCTGGTGGCCTCGCCGCGCTATTTCGCCGGTGCCATTCAGATGGGTGCGCTGATGCAAATCGCTTCTGCGTTCGGTCAGGTACAGGGCGCGTTATCCTGGTTTATCGATGCGTTTACCGATCTGGCCAACTGGAAAGCCACGGTTAACCGTCTTGCCGGTTTCAATGCCGCTATCGATCAGGTCAATGCTCAACCACGCGGGATTAACGTCGGTAAAAGCAGTGAACATGCCCTGCAACTCGACAAGCTGACACTGAATCTGCCGAACGGTAATCCGCTGTTCTGTGACGTTTCCGCTTCAATGAAGCCGGGTGAGCGCGTGCTGATTGCCGGTCCTTCTGGCTGTGGTAAATCAACCCTGCTGCGCGCCATCGCCGGTATCTGGCCTTACGGTTCAGGCAATATTGCGCTGGCGGAAGGGAAGCGTTATCTGTTCCTGCCGCAGCGCAGTTATATCCCGATTGGTACATTACGTGATGCGCTGAGTTATCCTGACGCCAGCCGCGAATATACCGATGAACGCCTGCAACAGGTTCTGGAACAATGCCGCCTGCCGCATCTGGCCTCGGTTGAAATCCTCGATGATTACGCCAACTGGAGCCAGCGCCTGTCGCCGGGTGAACAACAGCGGTTGTCATTCGCCCGCGCCCTCTTGATCCAGCCGGATACGCTGTTCCTCGACGAAGCCACCAGCGCGCTGGATGACGAAACCGAGCAACAGGTTTACTCTCTGCTGCTCAGCGAGTTGCCGCAGACATCGGTTATCAGTGTGGCGCACCGTAATACCGTGGCGAAATACCATGAGCATTGCTGGCGGTTCAAAAATCAGGAAAACGGTCCGTGTGGATTTACCTCCAGCGCACTGCTGCCTGAGTAA
- a CDS encoding GntR family transcriptional regulator has protein sequence MKIDKNSFTPLYLQIEQQLTEKISAGEIKPGDSIPTEAALCEIYGVSRMTARKAVDYLVRQGRVARFRGRGTFVVEPAEQQKIILPLDRHLTASEVAQENNQRIENQVLEFRRMPASEDIARELNIPDGTEVYFMIRLRLLGDEPFVYEQCWMLCDRFPDITRAAMTSSKYAYIRSKGFQPAGSTKLISAELPSNEIRLALNLSRDQPVLHSHAIVSFTDDTLFEVSDVYYNQKNYAFSVHAKVKA, from the coding sequence ATGAAAATAGATAAGAATTCATTCACCCCGCTTTACCTGCAAATTGAGCAGCAACTGACCGAAAAAATCAGCGCGGGCGAAATCAAACCGGGCGACTCCATCCCGACCGAAGCGGCGCTCTGCGAAATCTACGGAGTGTCACGCATGACCGCACGAAAAGCCGTCGATTATCTGGTGCGTCAGGGCCGTGTGGCGCGTTTTCGTGGCCGTGGTACCTTTGTGGTCGAACCGGCTGAGCAGCAGAAAATCATCCTCCCGCTCGACCGCCATCTCACCGCCAGTGAAGTCGCCCAGGAAAATAATCAGCGGATTGAAAATCAGGTGCTGGAATTTCGGCGCATGCCAGCCAGTGAAGACATCGCCCGCGAGCTGAATATCCCGGACGGTACCGAGGTTTATTTTATGATCCGCCTGCGCTTATTAGGCGATGAACCCTTCGTCTATGAACAGTGCTGGATGCTGTGCGACCGCTTCCCGGACATCACGCGTGCCGCCATGACATCTTCAAAATATGCCTATATCCGTTCCAAAGGTTTTCAGCCAGCAGGCAGCACCAAACTGATTTCCGCCGAACTGCCCTCTAACGAAATCCGCCTCGCGCTGAATTTGTCACGCGATCAGCCGGTTCTGCATTCTCATGCCATTGTCTCATTCACCGACGACACGCTGTTTGAAGTGTCTGATGTGTACTACAACCAGAAAAACTATGCCTTCAGCGTCCATGCCAAAGTCAAAGCCTAG
- a CDS encoding PTS transporter subunit EIIC — MIKLGSKVHDLGKALMTPISVIAAAGIFLGLAAALQNPAVTGEAFTQMKTLQLVIGFIRQVSGALFANLPLFFAVATAMGLANAEKATAAFSAVIGFVGLHVGVNYSLLAQGITPETITVAKLMAKGMTESDAMIYAAEFTNTLGIFTYNMSVLGGVLVGLITMWLHNRFYTIVLPTAIAFFGGRRFVPIITILVLPIVGVLMSLIWPTIAMGIQWIGELIGRTGEIGTFIYATSERLLIPTGLHHIINETVRFTPIGGVTTVDNQSIVGALNIFNAALANPGMIPDAVTQQATRFLAQGKIPVMMFGLPAAALAMYHCARPEHKGRVKALMLAGGLASFTTGITEPLEFCFIFVSPVLYILHAVLTGLSFVLMQMLHVMIGNVQGGAIDFLIFGVLGGSRTHWWYPLILGIIYAPVYYFSFRWVILRMQIKTPGREDENDAEERAKPAQGTGEKTKNIIIGLGGEGNITAVDCCFTRLRVKVKDMAQVQDGTLMKTGAAGVKRITDTDVHVIYGPQVEQVANLVKAELSGIA, encoded by the coding sequence ATGATAAAACTTGGCAGCAAGGTGCATGATCTGGGCAAGGCCCTGATGACGCCTATCTCGGTGATTGCCGCCGCCGGGATTTTCTTAGGTCTGGCGGCGGCGTTGCAGAATCCTGCCGTCACCGGTGAAGCCTTCACGCAGATGAAAACCCTGCAACTGGTGATTGGGTTTATTCGCCAGGTATCCGGCGCATTGTTCGCCAATCTTCCGCTATTTTTTGCCGTCGCCACTGCGATGGGTCTGGCCAATGCAGAGAAAGCCACAGCGGCTTTTTCCGCAGTGATCGGCTTTGTCGGGTTGCACGTCGGTGTTAACTACAGTCTGCTGGCGCAGGGGATTACGCCGGAAACCATTACGGTCGCCAAACTCATGGCCAAAGGCATGACCGAAAGCGATGCGATGATTTACGCTGCCGAGTTCACCAATACGCTGGGGATTTTCACCTACAACATGAGCGTGCTGGGCGGGGTGCTGGTCGGCTTAATCACCATGTGGCTGCACAATCGCTTTTATACGATAGTGTTACCGACGGCGATCGCGTTTTTTGGCGGACGCCGTTTCGTGCCGATCATCACCATTCTGGTGCTGCCGATTGTCGGCGTGCTGATGTCGCTGATCTGGCCAACGATTGCCATGGGGATCCAGTGGATCGGTGAACTGATCGGGCGCACCGGTGAGATCGGCACCTTTATCTATGCCACGTCGGAGCGTTTGCTGATCCCGACCGGTTTGCATCACATCATCAACGAAACCGTACGTTTCACACCCATTGGCGGCGTGACGACGGTGGATAATCAGAGCATTGTCGGCGCGCTGAATATCTTTAATGCCGCGCTGGCTAATCCCGGCATGATCCCGGACGCGGTGACGCAGCAGGCGACGCGTTTCCTGGCGCAGGGGAAAATTCCGGTGATGATGTTTGGTTTACCGGCGGCGGCGCTGGCGATGTATCACTGCGCCAGACCGGAACATAAAGGCCGTGTAAAAGCACTGATGCTGGCGGGCGGACTGGCCTCGTTTACCACCGGGATCACTGAGCCGCTGGAGTTCTGCTTTATCTTCGTTTCGCCGGTGCTGTATATCCTGCACGCCGTGCTGACCGGCCTGTCATTTGTGCTGATGCAGATGCTGCATGTGATGATCGGTAACGTACAGGGCGGGGCGATCGACTTCCTGATCTTCGGTGTTCTCGGTGGCAGCAGAACGCACTGGTGGTATCCGCTGATCCTCGGGATCATCTACGCGCCGGTTTACTACTTCAGTTTCCGCTGGGTTATCTTGCGGATGCAGATCAAAACGCCGGGGCGCGAGGATGAAAACGATGCTGAAGAACGCGCGAAGCCTGCGCAGGGAACCGGCGAGAAAACCAAAAATATCATTATCGGACTGGGCGGCGAGGGGAATATTACGGCGGTCGATTGCTGCTTTACCCGTCTGCGCGTGAAGGTCAAAGACATGGCGCAGGTGCAGGACGGGACGCTAATGAAAACCGGTGCGGCAGGCGTCAAACGCATTACCGACACGGACGTGCATGTGATTTATGGTCCGCAGGTTGAGCAGGTGGCAAATCTGGTGAAGGCAGAGCTGTCGGGTATTGCCTGA